A part of Gossypium hirsutum isolate 1008001.06 chromosome A07, Gossypium_hirsutum_v2.1, whole genome shotgun sequence genomic DNA contains:
- the LOC107941255 gene encoding uncharacterized protein, which translates to MGRSHSRSPTMSLGLSVARVRVNSPSLRRKSASNFIENDQEVEFLGNKSEATNFMINIEASGTDYDGGDGCGNKVMVVVESTLEAKGALDWALSHTIQTEDTIILLHVAKPRKRESSKRKRNPRVEELLHSMKNTCQMKKSGVQVEVAKVEGKGKGSIIVEAAKEHQVSLLVLGQRKKSIIWQLMRRLVAKRGGANGGGIVDYCIQNASCMTIAVRRKSNQLGGYLITTKRHKNFWLLA; encoded by the exons ATGGGTCGATCACATTCAAGATCCCCAACAATGAGTCTTGGCCTGTCAGTGGCTCGAGTTCGTGTCAACTCACCGTCTCTCAGGCGAAAATCAGCCTCTAATTTTATAGAAAACGATCAGGAAGTCGAGTTCTTAGGTAATAAATCAGAGGCTACCAACTTTATGATCAACATCGAGGCTTCCGGAACTGATTACGACGGTGGCGATGGCTGTGGCAATAAAGTCATGGTGGTGGTTGAGTCAACCCTGGAAGCTAAGGGAGCTCTTGACTGGGCATTATCTCACACTATTCAAACCGAGGACACCATTATTCTTCTGCATGTCGCCAAACCCAGAAAAAGAG AGTCGTCTAAAAGGAAGCGAAATCCAAGAGTTGAGGAACTGCTTCACTCAATGAAAAATACGTGTCAAATGAAAAAGTCAGGG GTCCAAGTTGAGGTGGCCAAAGTTGAAGGAAAGGGGAAAGGTTCAATAATAGTGGAGGCAGCCAAAGAACATCAAGTGTCGCTTTTGGTGTTGGGACAGAGGAAGAAATCAATAATCTGGCAGTTAATGAGGAGGTTGGTGGCAAAGAGAGGTGGCGCTAACGGCGGTGGGATTGTGGATTACTGTATTCAAAATGCTTCGTGCATGACAATCGCCGTGAGGAGGAAGAGCAACCAGCTTGGTGGCTACTTGATTACCACAAAGCGTCACAAAAATTTTTGGCTTTTAGcttga